The Bernardetia litoralis DSM 6794 genome includes a window with the following:
- a CDS encoding dynamin family protein produces MKSRIIDKRLQKFRLRLDETIKNLHNLTQNIQSKELSNTVSELRQRINEPYMFVVVGEVKAGKSSFVNALLETEKDICKVAPDPCTDTVQQILYGEEEQIMVMNPHLKKILLPVEILKEIAIVDTPGTNAISEGHQKITEDFIPSSDLIVFVFEAKNPYRQSSWDFFDFIHKDWRKKIIFVLQQSDLLNESDLNTNIEGVRKHAEKKGLLEPQIFAVSAKLEKEGNHEESHFAGIREYIKDNITGGRAPLLKLKNNIDTSKTILSRIKEGVNLREKQLQADNKFRLDVKKTLNDQEKKSLYQVDVLIENILGAYENITRETEQEISKGLNPFNLLGKSFKSMLSDKESVKMWFERVAQNLERNLTKTLTDKLGEGITAIADTIQQMAKMIDLQLNNSPKILKENHVIFGDIADRRSRVLQDLQTEFHEFTKETENFVQRDLFPKETSFATDFAAGGGLAIVGVALTVLTQGAVFDITGGIITTVGLLFTGVTVMVKKQKIMQKYREQIAQGKQALKEEIYLKLSTYIANLKNQIDANFKDFDLLMEMEDKQILELKNQYEAIDRELEKILDELI; encoded by the coding sequence ATGAAAAGTCGCATTATAGACAAACGCCTTCAAAAATTTCGTCTTCGTTTAGATGAAACTATCAAAAATCTTCACAATCTTACTCAAAATATTCAGAGCAAGGAACTTTCTAATACAGTTAGTGAATTGCGTCAGCGTATCAATGAACCGTATATGTTTGTGGTTGTGGGAGAAGTAAAGGCAGGAAAGAGTAGTTTTGTTAATGCACTTTTAGAAACCGAAAAGGATATTTGTAAAGTTGCCCCTGACCCTTGTACAGATACAGTGCAGCAGATTTTATATGGAGAAGAAGAACAGATAATGGTAATGAATCCACATTTAAAAAAGATTTTATTACCTGTGGAGATTTTGAAGGAAATTGCGATTGTTGATACTCCTGGAACAAACGCCATTTCAGAAGGACATCAAAAAATTACAGAAGATTTTATTCCTTCTTCAGATTTAATAGTTTTCGTTTTTGAAGCTAAAAATCCATATCGTCAATCTAGTTGGGATTTCTTTGATTTTATTCATAAAGATTGGAGAAAAAAAATTATTTTTGTTTTGCAACAATCCGATTTATTAAATGAATCCGATTTAAACACAAATATTGAAGGAGTAAGAAAACACGCAGAGAAAAAAGGACTTTTAGAACCTCAAATTTTTGCTGTTTCTGCCAAATTAGAAAAAGAAGGAAATCACGAAGAAAGCCATTTTGCAGGAATTAGAGAATATATAAAAGATAATATCACAGGAGGACGTGCGCCACTTTTGAAGCTAAAAAATAATATTGATACCTCAAAAACAATCCTTTCAAGAATAAAAGAAGGTGTAAATCTTAGAGAAAAACAATTACAGGCTGATAATAAATTTAGATTAGATGTAAAGAAAACACTCAATGACCAAGAGAAAAAATCGCTTTATCAAGTTGATGTTTTGATAGAAAATATTTTGGGAGCGTATGAAAATATTACACGAGAAACCGAACAAGAAATTAGTAAAGGTTTGAATCCTTTTAATCTATTAGGAAAATCATTCAAATCAATGCTTTCAGATAAAGAATCTGTCAAAATGTGGTTTGAGCGTGTAGCACAAAATTTGGAACGAAATCTCACTAAAACTTTAACCGATAAACTAGGCGAAGGAATCACAGCTATTGCAGATACAATTCAGCAAATGGCAAAAATGATTGATTTACAACTTAATAATAGTCCAAAAATCTTGAAAGAAAATCATGTTATTTTTGGAGATATTGCTGACCGTAGAAGCAGAGTTTTGCAAGATTTACAAACCGAGTTTCATGAGTTTACCAAAGAAACTGAAAACTTTGTTCAAAGAGATTTATTTCCAAAAGAAACGAGTTTTGCCACTGATTTTGCAGCAGGTGGAGGTTTGGCCATTGTGGGTGTTGCACTTACAGTTTTGACGCAGGGTGCTGTTTTTGATATTACAGGTGGGATTATTACAACTGTTGGTTTGCTTTTTACTGGCGTTACGGTAATGGTAAAAAAGCAAAAAATTATGCAAAAATACCGTGAACAAATTGCTCAAGGAAAACAGGCTCTCAAAGAAGAAATTTACCTAAAACTGTCTACCTATATTGCTAATTTAAAAAATCAAATTGATGCTAATTTCAAAGATTTTGATTTACTCATGGAAATGGAAGACAAACAAATACTAGAACTCAAAAATCAATATGAAGCAATTGATAGAGAATTAGAGAAAATTTTAGATGAATTGATTTAG
- a CDS encoding T9SS type A sorting domain-containing protein: protein MKKITLLILPLLFLFSFFSFGEGTKQLMPIGDVGSVQAPFTQSNRVSIQIWDNNLPSRNSFTYGAPADKRLYVHAEVGETVHYGFQRENSDLHYRIGYYATLADSISNTPTYIVASGLVPNTGAGYIANYARAVAGPVTLVGPTGYPSLFFIAPRSTDYWIEFNRSIGPAPSTPAKRIIRYIDVTVFSPTASNRDPVTGIVLGRLFSPSWDLQCNDGGNPFLGTMFPYTPDRITLGIDFNGIRPFGFTINMNSFGTRNTGNSATDRLSRGGNESLPQYPIFLNNPDSLVYPTGRIPDLTISDVEARDCGDYVVRVEINAAGFVEALLDLHPFGAPDGQYTPGTRDVLLSAPGGGFVPAPTPPAITSIVYIPWDGLDGLGVAVPQGENVNFIAYVQSGLTHLPLFDVENHTGGFRVSLERPTYDIGGSAVADPALFWDDQTILGDTRELNGAVSPAHTWTNENNDTRNTWFYIRRVEQQSSFIMDRLDFGIVDNGASGVCTVGQDNEFDEITFDVTINPNKYEAYELNYSTIINNSPTYSLALINVDSSGVTIFDADGLPRRTIYVTYEVIPNSETNELDFDFQVTGSQIPDCPTDVSEQTTIFCDDILLPITLLDFTVRHYSDNSVLIDWQTVSEKDNKGFYVQRSINGTDFENLTFVLGKGTTNSPSSYEFIDEEYWTGTAYYRLAQLDNNGKINLTKAIKIERNFTSLTLYPNPNRAGGKLNLRGITDISSIQNLQVISITGQQVLVNPILKTTFDGIAIDLPQKMAKGVYIIQFVTEFGMQNYKFVVE from the coding sequence ATGAAAAAAATCACACTACTCATACTCCCCCTTTTATTTTTATTTAGTTTTTTCTCTTTTGGAGAAGGAACAAAACAACTTATGCCCATAGGCGATGTAGGTTCTGTTCAAGCTCCTTTTACACAGAGTAACCGTGTTTCTATTCAGATTTGGGATAATAATCTTCCTTCAAGAAATTCGTTTACCTATGGCGCACCTGCTGACAAAAGACTCTATGTTCATGCTGAGGTAGGAGAAACAGTTCATTATGGATTTCAACGAGAAAATAGCGATTTACATTATAGAATTGGATATTATGCTACTTTAGCTGATTCTATTTCTAATACACCAACTTATATTGTTGCTAGTGGTCTTGTGCCTAATACAGGTGCAGGGTATATTGCTAATTATGCTAGAGCAGTAGCTGGACCAGTTACTTTAGTAGGTCCTACTGGGTATCCTAGTTTGTTTTTTATTGCTCCTAGATCTACTGATTATTGGATAGAATTTAATAGATCAATAGGGCCTGCTCCTTCTACACCAGCTAAACGAATTATACGCTACATTGATGTTACTGTATTTAGTCCTACAGCTTCTAATAGAGACCCTGTTACTGGAATTGTATTGGGTAGGTTATTTTCACCTTCTTGGGATTTACAATGTAATGACGGAGGCAATCCATTTTTAGGTACAATGTTTCCTTATACCCCTGACCGTATTACTTTAGGTATTGATTTTAATGGCATTCGTCCATTTGGCTTTACGATTAATATGAATTCGTTTGGAACAAGAAATACAGGTAATTCGGCTACTGATAGGCTATCACGAGGAGGAAATGAAAGTTTACCACAATATCCTATATTTTTGAATAATCCTGATTCTTTAGTTTATCCTACAGGTAGGATACCTGATTTAACAATTTCTGATGTAGAAGCACGAGATTGTGGAGATTATGTAGTTCGTGTAGAAATTAATGCCGCAGGATTTGTTGAAGCATTACTAGACCTTCATCCTTTTGGAGCACCAGACGGTCAATATACACCTGGAACGAGAGATGTTTTATTAAGCGCACCAGGTGGAGGTTTTGTGCCTGCTCCTACACCTCCAGCTATTACAAGTATAGTATATATTCCTTGGGATGGGTTGGATGGTTTAGGAGTTGCAGTTCCTCAAGGAGAAAATGTAAATTTTATTGCGTATGTACAGTCTGGACTTACACATCTTCCTTTATTTGATGTAGAGAATCATACAGGTGGATTTAGAGTAAGTCTAGAGCGTCCTACTTATGACATTGGGGGAAGTGCAGTAGCAGACCCTGCATTATTTTGGGATGATCAGACTATTTTAGGAGATACTAGAGAACTTAATGGTGCTGTATCTCCTGCACATACTTGGACAAATGAAAATAATGATACTCGTAATACTTGGTTTTATATTCGTAGAGTAGAACAGCAGAGTAGTTTTATAATGGATAGATTAGATTTTGGTATTGTAGATAATGGAGCAAGTGGTGTTTGTACAGTGGGGCAAGATAATGAATTTGATGAAATTACTTTTGATGTAACTATTAACCCAAATAAATATGAGGCTTATGAGCTTAATTATTCTACAATCATTAATAACTCACCTACTTACTCATTAGCTTTAATTAATGTCGATAGTAGTGGGGTTACTATATTTGATGCTGATGGCTTACCTAGACGTACAATCTATGTTACTTATGAGGTAATTCCCAATTCAGAAACTAATGAATTAGATTTTGACTTTCAAGTTACAGGTTCTCAAATTCCAGATTGTCCTACTGATGTTTCTGAACAAACAACTATATTTTGTGATGATATTCTCTTACCTATTACTTTACTGGATTTTACTGTCCGTCATTATTCAGATAATAGTGTTTTGATAGATTGGCAGACAGTAAGTGAAAAAGATAACAAAGGATTTTATGTCCAACGGAGTATAAATGGAACAGATTTTGAAAACCTTACCTTTGTACTAGGAAAAGGAACTACTAATAGTCCATCTTCTTATGAATTTATAGATGAAGAATATTGGACTGGAACAGCTTATTATAGATTAGCTCAACTAGATAATAATGGAAAAATCAATCTTACCAAAGCTATAAAAATAGAACGTAATTTTACAAGTCTTACTCTTTATCCAAACCCAAACCGTGCAGGTGGAAAATTAAATTTAAGAGGAATTACTGATATATCTTCTATCCAAAACCTCCAAGTAATAAGTATCACAGGGCAACAGGTTTTAGTAAATCCGATATTAAAAACTACTTTTGATGGAATTGCTATTGATTTGCCTCAAAAAATGGCAAAAGGAGTTTATATCATTCAGTTTGTTACTGAGTTTGGAATGCAGAATTATAAATTTGTGGTAGAATAG
- a CDS encoding TonB-dependent receptor plug domain-containing protein, with protein sequence MKNSNLIYLLVLLFLCFFTEGFSQNTDSLNNQENSSVPLHLIKEKLTEADLIKTTFAKETRLVSVSRSEKELKDIPSTVYVVTKEEILENGYVTLVDVLKTVPWIKVSQPGSGTLGETFFMRGQIGNEYTKILVNNVPIQSAVSGGIAIGAQLPVSQAERIEIVYGPASAVYGGDAVAGVINIITQTTEKSAYAQANAYFGSDNYRHLDFFAGGKAGRDKNVLQYSIYGNLTKQDDLSLDTDSEAFDPLDVFLNSISDPRDIQNKQLLTELATNQPDSFLTLLEERAGLTSYEGTPTQATVNQLPSQSYLIGVKFNYRKFEVSVDEMYSRRHSSLGRTPALYSYASPETYMAETIRRTHLSYQTSNKSSSFLVNASYLYYRLDANSSFGTTYDIGRSVGRAFKYEGSDDFFLESIYTKKINSNFELTGGFSATVSANLPITNDLPEAFDVNSYNDILNGNIESDPILGDFGYNGNTLFNGGIFLQAYYTKNKWVGVFGIRGDTRSIFDEDSTSTNTVLNPRVAILYKLNPKLSFRTSFATAFRAASPSTQFTSLALPDLETDSVIYQQVPSLDLNPETSLTIETGFRYFPSKNISLDIVGYFTRTNSPIVARSLPIDRDLYPNASSISGNPNTMVRVYINDEDSRSAIYGIQGIFKIKNIIKRIHLDTDFFFSYTQGNEILPEDGGEIDVYRMQPDFMGQWRVSFRPSPKWYVNFQNVLMTSWYRRNTFNLEQYAEERAETDGYYTLDMLVRYYFNKNVSAYARMNNVFDAEYGGIDATGSDLDATFNPQLQRNIQMGVSFRIN encoded by the coding sequence ATGAAAAATAGTAATCTTATTTACTTACTTGTTCTATTATTTTTATGTTTTTTTACAGAAGGTTTTTCTCAGAATACAGATAGTTTGAATAATCAAGAAAATTCATCTGTTCCTCTTCATCTTATAAAAGAAAAATTAACAGAAGCTGACCTTATCAAAACTACGTTTGCTAAAGAAACACGTTTAGTTTCGGTGAGTCGTTCAGAAAAAGAACTTAAAGATATTCCTTCTACTGTTTATGTTGTTACAAAGGAAGAAATCTTAGAAAATGGATATGTTACTCTTGTTGATGTACTCAAAACTGTTCCTTGGATAAAAGTTTCTCAACCAGGTTCAGGAACATTAGGAGAAACATTTTTTATGCGTGGACAAATTGGCAATGAATATACCAAAATTCTAGTAAATAATGTACCTATTCAATCTGCTGTAAGTGGAGGAATTGCTATTGGTGCGCAGCTTCCTGTTTCACAAGCCGAACGAATAGAAATTGTTTATGGACCTGCTTCGGCCGTTTATGGTGGCGATGCTGTGGCAGGAGTAATTAATATTATCACTCAAACTACTGAAAAATCAGCGTATGCACAAGCCAATGCCTATTTTGGAAGTGATAATTACAGACACTTAGATTTTTTTGCTGGAGGAAAGGCTGGAAGGGATAAAAATGTTTTGCAGTATAGTATTTATGGAAATCTTACCAAACAAGATGATTTGTCTTTAGATACAGATTCAGAAGCATTTGATCCTCTTGATGTATTTTTAAATTCTATTAGTGACCCTAGAGATATTCAGAATAAGCAATTACTTACTGAGTTAGCTACCAATCAACCAGATTCTTTTTTGACTTTGCTAGAAGAAAGAGCAGGGCTTACTTCTTATGAAGGGACTCCCACTCAAGCAACTGTAAATCAATTACCATCACAAAGTTATTTGATAGGTGTAAAGTTTAATTATAGAAAATTTGAAGTTTCTGTGGATGAGATGTATAGTCGTAGGCATAGTTCTTTAGGACGCACACCAGCTTTGTATTCGTATGCCAGCCCTGAAACATATATGGCTGAAACCATTCGAAGAACACATCTTTCTTATCAAACAAGTAATAAAAGTTCATCATTTTTGGTAAATGCTTCTTATTTATATTATAGACTAGATGCAAATAGTTCTTTTGGAACAACTTATGATATTGGGCGTTCGGTGGGGCGTGCCTTCAAATATGAAGGCTCAGATGATTTTTTCTTAGAAAGTATTTATACAAAAAAAATTAATTCTAATTTTGAGCTTACAGGAGGTTTTTCGGCTACTGTTTCGGCCAATTTACCTATTACCAATGACCTTCCAGAGGCATTTGATGTAAATTCATACAATGATATTTTGAATGGAAATATTGAATCTGACCCAATACTTGGAGATTTTGGGTATAATGGCAATACTCTTTTTAATGGAGGTATATTTCTTCAAGCCTATTACACCAAAAATAAATGGGTAGGTGTTTTTGGTATTAGAGGAGATACTCGTAGTATTTTTGATGAGGATTCAACATCTACTAATACAGTTTTGAATCCTAGAGTGGCTATTTTGTATAAATTAAATCCAAAATTATCATTTAGAACTTCTTTTGCAACAGCTTTTCGTGCAGCTTCTCCTTCAACTCAATTTACATCATTGGCATTACCTGACCTTGAAACAGACTCTGTTATTTATCAGCAAGTTCCAAGTTTAGACCTTAATCCAGAAACATCTCTTACTATAGAGACAGGGTTTCGGTATTTTCCATCAAAAAATATATCATTGGATATTGTTGGATATTTTACACGTACAAATAGTCCGATTGTGGCACGGTCTCTTCCAATAGATAGAGATTTATATCCAAATGCTTCTAGTATTTCTGGAAACCCTAATACAATGGTACGTGTGTATATAAATGATGAAGATAGTCGTTCGGCTATTTATGGAATACAAGGAATATTCAAAATAAAAAATATTATCAAACGTATTCATTTGGATACCGATTTCTTTTTTAGTTATACACAAGGAAATGAAATTCTTCCTGAAGATGGTGGGGAAATAGATGTATATCGTATGCAGCCTGATTTTATGGGGCAATGGCGTGTATCTTTTCGTCCTTCTCCAAAATGGTATGTTAATTTTCAAAATGTGCTAATGACGAGCTGGTACAGAAGAAATACATTTAACCTAGAGCAATATGCAGAAGAAAGAGCTGAGACAGATGGATATTACACTCTTGATATGCTGGTTCGTTATTATTTCAATAAAAATGTGAGTGCTTATGCTAGAATGAACAATGTTTTTGATGCTGAATATGGAGGAATAGATGCTACTGGTTCAGATTTGGATGCTACTTTTAATCCTCAGCTTCAAAGAAATATACAAATGGGAGTTAGTTTTAGAATAAATTAA
- a CDS encoding RNA polymerase sigma factor, which yields MIQSQLHILPEQANEEQQILAAQKDSKNFRCLYEANYEAIFRFLYRKANDEALAADLTAQTFIKALTNIQKFEYKGVPFSAWLYRIASNEFLKYYRKQKRMPVYSLEEETAKKLTNFSEELADERQQERIDQLKKVLETLKTKDMQMIELRFFEDKSFKEIGFILETTESAAKMRIYRIIEKIKESVSKQ from the coding sequence TTGATACAATCTCAATTACATATTTTACCAGAACAAGCCAACGAAGAACAACAAATCCTAGCTGCCCAAAAAGACTCTAAAAATTTTAGATGTCTTTATGAGGCAAATTATGAAGCTATTTTTCGTTTTTTGTATAGAAAAGCAAATGATGAAGCCTTGGCTGCAGATTTGACAGCTCAAACTTTTATAAAAGCTCTGACCAATATTCAAAAATTTGAATATAAAGGAGTTCCATTTTCAGCGTGGCTCTATAGAATTGCATCAAATGAATTTTTGAAATATTATAGAAAACAAAAACGAATGCCTGTTTATTCCTTAGAAGAAGAAACAGCAAAAAAACTAACTAATTTTTCAGAAGAATTAGCTGATGAAAGACAACAAGAACGAATAGACCAACTAAAAAAAGTATTAGAAACTCTAAAAACCAAAGACATGCAAATGATAGAACTTCGCTTCTTTGAAGATAAGTCATTCAAAGAAATTGGTTTTATTTTAGAAACAACAGAAAGCGCAGCCAAAATGAGAATATACCGAATTATAGAAAAAATAAAAGAATCAGTTAGCAAACAGTAA
- a CDS encoding glycosyltransferase family A protein translates to MRVVGFSFIKNAVALDYPIVEAIESVLPLCDEFVIMVGNSDDDTLLLIENLAQKTDKIKIYHSIWDNSLLKGGRVLAVETDKAYAKILENDKINGTKTDWAIYIQGDETVHEKYLSTIKEGMEKYKDDTKVEGLLLNYLHFYGSYDYVGDSRKWYRREIRVVKAREDIFSFRDAQGFRKKPNTILKVKHIDAFVYHYGWVRPPQKQLAKQKAFNTLYKDKEWVDKTFGAMQTFDYSGIDSLKKFEGTHPKVVQERIKKMNWVFEHDISKKNYSPRVRFLTWVEKWTGWRVGEYKNYKRI, encoded by the coding sequence ATGAGAGTTGTAGGTTTTAGTTTTATCAAAAATGCAGTTGCTTTAGATTATCCTATTGTAGAAGCGATTGAGTCAGTTTTGCCACTTTGTGATGAGTTTGTAATTATGGTCGGAAACTCTGATGATGATACACTTTTATTAATTGAAAATTTAGCTCAAAAAACAGATAAAATAAAAATTTATCATAGTATTTGGGATAATTCATTGCTAAAAGGGGGACGAGTTTTGGCTGTCGAAACAGATAAAGCATACGCTAAGATTTTAGAAAATGATAAAATAAATGGCACAAAAACAGATTGGGCAATTTATATTCAAGGCGATGAAACAGTTCATGAAAAATACCTTTCCACTATTAAGGAGGGAATGGAAAAATACAAAGATGATACAAAAGTAGAGGGGCTTTTACTCAATTACTTGCATTTTTATGGTTCTTATGATTATGTAGGAGATTCAAGAAAATGGTATCGTAGAGAAATTAGGGTAGTAAAAGCAAGAGAAGATATTTTTTCGTTTAGAGATGCACAAGGTTTTAGAAAAAAGCCAAATACGATATTGAAAGTGAAACATATAGATGCTTTTGTCTATCATTATGGTTGGGTGCGTCCTCCTCAAAAACAGCTTGCCAAGCAAAAAGCATTCAATACCCTTTATAAAGACAAAGAATGGGTAGATAAAACATTTGGAGCAATGCAAACCTTTGATTATTCTGGAATAGATTCACTCAAAAAATTTGAAGGAACACATCCAAAAGTAGTACAGGAAAGAATAAAAAAAATGAACTGGGTTTTTGAACATGATATTTCAAAGAAAAATTATAGTCCTCGTGTGCGTTTTCTTACTTGGGTAGAAAAATGGACAGGTTGGAGAGTTGGAGAATACAAAAATTATAAAAGAATTTAG
- a CDS encoding DUF6029 family protein gives MSKYYCQKKLFFLSFFYLILNLSFAQNQDNQNTNFGTLTGSVQTDFRYYVEDSVIEASVPSEKIGFNNYFTLNYERGNFRAGIRYETYLPSLLGYPSSMRGTGIARRYMGYTLKGLDVTVGNLYEQFGSGMILRAQEDRFIGIDNSIDGLRVKYDFNGKAKATGIIGRQRNGFTIDETNTFGKQNRMSTGVVRGLDLELYLHEIFKPKLTEEEKENQIPVANPLSVTLAGSFVSKYEDYLGTIDYINKNVDAYSGRLSLNKGGFSTDVEYVFKDSDASKVNNYIDKSGSGFLMNMQYSRPRLGFSVSAKRIDNLDFRSERTAIDNVYYINFVPANTKQQTYRLLTLYPYAVQMLGEWGFQTELIYSLKRGSKLGGKYGTSIALNFSTARSLDKKEVATDEGYTAEFFAIGDQTYYQDFNVEINRKLSKKWKAIFTYAYLEYDKDQIEGRTGYGLVKSHTVVADVQYKHSSKLAFRSEIQHLATEQDHGNWLYGLLETTINSKFSFYLSDEMNYVGTGANKPKPKHYYDFGASYVKGASRFGLSYGRQRAGLLCVGGICRIVPASSGLSFSLTSTF, from the coding sequence ATGTCAAAATATTACTGTCAAAAAAAACTATTTTTTCTTTCTTTTTTCTATTTGATTCTCAATTTGTCATTTGCACAAAATCAAGACAACCAAAATACAAATTTTGGAACACTTACAGGAAGTGTACAAACTGATTTTAGGTATTATGTAGAAGATTCTGTCATTGAAGCATCTGTTCCATCAGAAAAAATTGGTTTTAATAATTATTTTACTCTGAATTATGAACGTGGAAATTTCCGTGCAGGAATTCGCTATGAAACTTATTTACCTTCGCTTTTAGGCTATCCTTCAAGTATGAGAGGAACTGGAATTGCTAGGCGTTATATGGGTTATACTTTGAAAGGTCTTGATGTAACAGTTGGAAATTTGTATGAGCAATTTGGAAGTGGAATGATTCTCAGAGCGCAAGAAGACCGTTTTATTGGTATTGATAATTCAATTGATGGACTTCGTGTAAAGTATGATTTTAACGGAAAAGCTAAAGCAACAGGGATTATTGGAAGGCAACGAAATGGGTTTACTATTGATGAAACAAATACATTTGGAAAGCAAAACAGAATGAGTACAGGGGTAGTCAGAGGCTTAGATTTGGAGCTTTATCTACACGAAATTTTTAAACCAAAACTTACAGAAGAAGAAAAAGAGAATCAAATCCCTGTTGCAAATCCTTTATCAGTAACTTTAGCTGGTAGTTTTGTAAGCAAATATGAAGATTATTTGGGAACAATTGATTATATAAATAAAAATGTAGATGCTTATTCAGGAAGATTATCTCTTAATAAAGGAGGTTTTTCGACAGATGTAGAATATGTTTTTAAAGATTCTGATGCTTCAAAAGTAAATAATTATATTGATAAATCAGGTTCTGGATTTTTGATGAATATGCAATATTCTCGTCCACGTTTGGGCTTTTCTGTTTCTGCAAAACGCATTGATAACTTAGATTTCCGTTCGGAAAGAACAGCAATTGATAATGTTTATTATATCAATTTTGTGCCTGCAAATACCAAACAACAAACATATCGTTTGCTTACTCTTTATCCGTATGCTGTACAGATGTTGGGCGAATGGGGTTTTCAGACCGAACTTATTTATTCTTTAAAACGTGGTTCAAAATTAGGTGGAAAGTATGGAACAAGCATTGCCCTAAATTTTTCTACTGCTAGAAGTTTAGATAAAAAAGAAGTCGCAACTGATGAAGGTTATACAGCTGAATTTTTTGCAATAGGCGACCAAACTTATTACCAAGATTTTAATGTGGAAATTAATAGAAAATTATCTAAAAAATGGAAAGCTATTTTTACGTATGCTTACTTGGAATATGATAAAGACCAAATTGAAGGAAGAACAGGTTATGGACTTGTAAAATCACATACTGTGGTTGCAGATGTTCAATACAAACATAGTTCAAAATTAGCTTTTCGTTCAGAAATTCAGCATTTAGCAACTGAGCAAGACCACGGAAATTGGTTGTATGGGCTTTTAGAAACAACTATTAATTCAAAATTCTCTTTCTATTTATCTGATGAAATGAATTATGTAGGAACAGGAGCGAACAAACCAAAACCAAAACATTATTATGATTTTGGAGCAAGTTATGTAAAGGGAGCTTCTCGTTTTGGGCTTAGTTATGGAAGGCAAAGAGCTGGGCTTTTGTGTGTAGGTGGAATTTGTCGTATTGTTCCTGCCTCTAGTGGACTTAGTTTTTCTTTAACAAGTACATTCTAA